A genomic window from Lycium barbarum isolate Lr01 chromosome 4, ASM1917538v2, whole genome shotgun sequence includes:
- the LOC132635814 gene encoding protein RRC1-like isoform X1, translating into MSARKKTPFQKHREEEEAKKKRAEDETARLYQEFVESFQADNTPGSKAFVRGGTINPNDKVKIDSEGGKSKDEGSGLKKGSRYVPSFLPPPMATKGRDYEKKQEDKPREKEKGKARNIDNFMEELKHEQEMRERRNQDREQWRDRHTENSAPSSRFDELPDDFDPSGRPGSFDDGDPQTTNLYVGNLSPQVDENFLLRTFGRFGPIASVKIMWPRTEEERRRQRNCGFVAFMNRADAQAAKDEMEGVIVYEYELKIGWGKSVSLPSQALPAPPPGQMAIRSKEGATVILSGPSGPPVSTVPGQNSELVLTPNVPDIMVVPPEDDHLRHVIDTMALYVLDGGCAFEQAIMERGRGNPLFSFLFELGSKEHTYYVWRLYSFAQGDTLQRWRTVPFIMITGSGRWIPPSLPTPKGGDHEKEAGSTYAAGRSRRVEVERTLTDAQRDEFEDMLRSLTLERSQIKDAMGFALDNADAAGEVVEVLTESLTLKETPIPTKVSRLMLVSDILHNSSSPVKNASAYRTKFEASLPDIIESFNDLYRSITGRITAEALKERVLKVLQVWADWFLFSDAYVNGLRATFLRTGNSGVIPFHSLCGDAPEVEQRTSSDDAADGGKINPDGALAIGKGAAMKELLSLPLTELERRCRHNGLSIVGGREMMVARLLYLEEAERQRGHELDEDLKFASQSSSARFPSSRKDSNLELDRMAPSGRNSQVDYDVQLKQRESVSSPPTNSAPHHNSIDFSSEGKSDTILPTSKWAREDDESDDEQKRSSRDLGLTYSSSGSENAGDGLSKIKDAELTTDTSNSAYPESGMNEELRQKLRRLEVALIEYRESLEERGITSLDEIEKKVEIHRQRLQSEYGLLNFSDDTSKKAGRSSLERREKRDDSREGSRKRQRSRSRSGSPQWKSSSRDRDSDREKRRERERKSGSRERDDHDRDRSRERRRAR; encoded by the exons GTATGTGCCTTCTTTCTTACCACCTCCTATGGCAACTAAGGGCAGAGATTATGAGAAGAAG CAGGAGGATAAGCCGAGGGAAAAAGAGAAGGGCAAGGCTAGGAACATTGATAATTTCATGGAGGAACTGAAGCACGAACAAGAAATGAGGGAAAGGCGTAACCAAGACCGTGAACAGTGGCGTGATCGTCATACTGAAAATTCTGCT CCATCTAGTCGGTTTGATGAACTGCCCGATGACTTTGATCCTAGTGGAAGGCCTGGATCATTTGATGATGGAGACCCACAAACGACAAATCTCTACGTAGGAAATCTATCACCTCAG GTTGATGAGAATTTTCTTTTGCGCACATTTGGGAGGTTTGGCCCCATTGCAAGTGTAAAAATAATGTGGCCTAGGACAGAAGAAGAAAGAAGGCGACAGAGGAATTGTGGTTTTGTAGCTTTCATGAATAGAGCTGATGCTCAGGCTGCAAAAGATGAGATGGAAG GAGTTATTGTTTATGAATATGAGTTGAAGATTGGGTGGGGTAAATCTGTCTCTCTGCCTTCTCAAGCACTCCCTGCTCCCCCTCCAGGGCAAATGGCTATCAGGAGTAAGGAG GGTGCAACTGTTATTTTATCGGGTCCATCAGGTCCTCCAGTTTCTACTGTTCCAGGCCAGAATTCTGAGTTG GTTCTCACTCCAAATGTACCTGATATTATGGTTGTTCCCCCTGAGGATGATCACCTTCGCCACGTAATTGATACAATGGCTCTGTATGTTCTCGATGGAGGTTGTGCTTTTGAACAAGCCATAATGGAGCGAGGCCGTGGAAATCCTCTCTTCAGTTTCTTGTTTGAGCTTGGCTCGAAGGAGCATACTTACTACGTTTGGAGGCTTTATTCTTTTGCTCAG GGAGATACTCTTCAACGGTGGAGGACAGTCCCTTTCATCATGATAACTGGTAGTGGGAG GTGGATACCACCCTCTCTACCAACACCGAAAGGAGGTGATCATGAAAAAGAAGCTGGGAGCACATATGCTGCTGGAAGAAGCAGG CGGGTGGAGGTTGAACGGACATTGACTGATGCTCAGAGGGATGAATTTGAGGATATGCTTCGTTCATTGACACTAGAAAGAAGTCAAATAAAAGACGCAATGGGTTTTGCTTTGGACAATGCTGATGCTGCTGGAGAG GTTGTTGAAGTTTTGACAGAGTCTTTGACACTTAAGGAAACTCCAATACCAACAAAAGTTTCTAGGCTCATGCTTGTGTCTGATATTCTTCATAATAGTAGCTCTCCTGTGAAGAATGCATCTGCTTATCGCACCAAATTTGAAGCCTCTTTACCAGACATAATAGAAAGCTTCAATGATCTGTATCGAAGTATAACAGGACGAATTACTGCTGAGGCACTTAAA GAGAGAGTTCTGAAAGTGCTTCAAGTATGGGCTGATTGGTTTTTGTTTTCGGATGCCTATGTCAATGGATTACGAGCTACCTTTCTTCGAACGGGGAATTCTGGTGTGATCCCCTTTCATTCTCTGTGTGGTGATGCACCTGAAGTAGAACAAAGGACCAGCTCTGACGATGCAGCTGATGGCGGCAAAATTAACCCAGATGGTGCATTGGCAATTGGAAAAGGAGCTGCTATGAAGGAACTGTTGAGCCTTCCCCTTACTGAGCTAGAAAGACGATGCAGGCACAATGGTTTGTCTATCGTAGGCGGCAGGGAAATGATGGTTGCTCGGTTACTTTATCTGGAAGAGGCTGAAAGGCAGAGAGGTCATGAACTAGATGAAGATTTGAAATTTGCGAGCCAATCAAGTTCTGCTAGGTTCCCCAGTAGCCGGAAAGATAGCAACCTTGAGTTGGATAGGATGGCTCCTTCCGGACGGAATAGTCAAGTGGATTATGACGTACAACTCAAACAACGAGAGTCTGTATCTTCACCCCCAACAAATTCTGCTCCACACCATAATTCAATTGACTTTTCCAGTGAGGGCAAAAGTGACACAATTTTGCCTACATCTAAATGGGCCAGAGAGGATGATGAAAGTGATGACGAACAGAAGAGAAGTTCGAGGGACCTCGGGTTGACATATTCATCTTCGGGAAGTGAGAATGCTGGTGATGGGCTTAGCAAGATCAAAGATGCAGAGCTTACAACTGACACAAGCAATTCAGCATACCCGGAAAGTGGAATGAATGAAGAGTTGAG ACAAAAGCTGAGGCGTCTTGAGGTTGCATTGATTGAATATCGTGAATCTCTTGAAGAACGAGGAATAACAAGTCTGGATGAAATTGAGAAGAAAGTTGAAATCCATCGGCAACGCCTACAATCTGAATATGGTTTATTGAATTTCAGCGACGATACTTCAAAGAAAG CAGGTAGGTCATCTTTGGAGAGGAGAGAGAAAAGAGACGATTCTCGTGAAGGTTCTAGGAAGCGTCAGCGCAGCCGGAGCAGAAGTGGAAGCCCTCAGTGGAAATCTTCCAGCAGAGACCGTGACAGTGATAGGGAAAAGCGTCGTGAGAGGGAAAGGAAGAGTGGAAGCAGGGAGAGAGATGATCATGATAGAGACAGATCTAGGGAGAGAAGACGGGCCAGATGA
- the LOC132635814 gene encoding protein RRC1-like isoform X3, with protein sequence MSARKKTPFQKHREEEEAKKKRAEDETARLYQEFVESFQADNTPGSKAFVRGGTINPNDKVKIDSEGGKSKDEGSGLKKGSRYVPSFLPPPMATKGRDYEKKEDKPREKEKGKARNIDNFMEELKHEQEMRERRNQDREQWRDRHTENSAPSSRFDELPDDFDPSGRPGSFDDGDPQTTNLYVGNLSPQVDENFLLRTFGRFGPIASVKIMWPRTEEERRRQRNCGFVAFMNRADAQAAKDEMEGVIVYEYELKIGWGKSVSLPSQALPAPPPGQMAIRSKEGATVILSGPSGPPVSTVPGQNSELVLTPNVPDIMVVPPEDDHLRHVIDTMALYVLDGGCAFEQAIMERGRGNPLFSFLFELGSKEHTYYVWRLYSFAQGDTLQRWRTVPFIMITGSGRWIPPSLPTPKGGDHEKEAGSTYAAGRSRRVEVERTLTDAQRDEFEDMLRSLTLERSQIKDAMGFALDNADAAGEVVEVLTESLTLKETPIPTKVSRLMLVSDILHNSSSPVKNASAYRTKFEASLPDIIESFNDLYRSITGRITAEALKERVLKVLQVWADWFLFSDAYVNGLRATFLRTGNSGVIPFHSLCGDAPEVEQRTSSDDAADGGKINPDGALAIGKGAAMKELLSLPLTELERRCRHNGLSIVGGREMMVARLLYLEEAERQRGHELDEDLKFASQSSSARFPSSRKDSNLELDRMAPSGRNSQVDYDVQLKQRESVSSPPTNSAPHHNSIDFSSEGKSDTILPTSKWAREDDESDDEQKRSSRDLGLTYSSSGSENAGDGLSKIKDAELTTDTSNSAYPESGMNEELRQKLRRLEVALIEYRESLEERGITSLDEIEKKVEIHRQRLQSEYGLLNFSDDTSKKAGRSSLERREKRDDSREGSRKRQRSRSRSGSPQWKSSSRDRDSDREKRRERERKSGSRERDDHDRDRSRERRRAR encoded by the exons GTATGTGCCTTCTTTCTTACCACCTCCTATGGCAACTAAGGGCAGAGATTATGAGAAGAAG GAGGATAAGCCGAGGGAAAAAGAGAAGGGCAAGGCTAGGAACATTGATAATTTCATGGAGGAACTGAAGCACGAACAAGAAATGAGGGAAAGGCGTAACCAAGACCGTGAACAGTGGCGTGATCGTCATACTGAAAATTCTGCT CCATCTAGTCGGTTTGATGAACTGCCCGATGACTTTGATCCTAGTGGAAGGCCTGGATCATTTGATGATGGAGACCCACAAACGACAAATCTCTACGTAGGAAATCTATCACCTCAG GTTGATGAGAATTTTCTTTTGCGCACATTTGGGAGGTTTGGCCCCATTGCAAGTGTAAAAATAATGTGGCCTAGGACAGAAGAAGAAAGAAGGCGACAGAGGAATTGTGGTTTTGTAGCTTTCATGAATAGAGCTGATGCTCAGGCTGCAAAAGATGAGATGGAAG GAGTTATTGTTTATGAATATGAGTTGAAGATTGGGTGGGGTAAATCTGTCTCTCTGCCTTCTCAAGCACTCCCTGCTCCCCCTCCAGGGCAAATGGCTATCAGGAGTAAGGAG GGTGCAACTGTTATTTTATCGGGTCCATCAGGTCCTCCAGTTTCTACTGTTCCAGGCCAGAATTCTGAGTTG GTTCTCACTCCAAATGTACCTGATATTATGGTTGTTCCCCCTGAGGATGATCACCTTCGCCACGTAATTGATACAATGGCTCTGTATGTTCTCGATGGAGGTTGTGCTTTTGAACAAGCCATAATGGAGCGAGGCCGTGGAAATCCTCTCTTCAGTTTCTTGTTTGAGCTTGGCTCGAAGGAGCATACTTACTACGTTTGGAGGCTTTATTCTTTTGCTCAG GGAGATACTCTTCAACGGTGGAGGACAGTCCCTTTCATCATGATAACTGGTAGTGGGAG GTGGATACCACCCTCTCTACCAACACCGAAAGGAGGTGATCATGAAAAAGAAGCTGGGAGCACATATGCTGCTGGAAGAAGCAGG CGGGTGGAGGTTGAACGGACATTGACTGATGCTCAGAGGGATGAATTTGAGGATATGCTTCGTTCATTGACACTAGAAAGAAGTCAAATAAAAGACGCAATGGGTTTTGCTTTGGACAATGCTGATGCTGCTGGAGAG GTTGTTGAAGTTTTGACAGAGTCTTTGACACTTAAGGAAACTCCAATACCAACAAAAGTTTCTAGGCTCATGCTTGTGTCTGATATTCTTCATAATAGTAGCTCTCCTGTGAAGAATGCATCTGCTTATCGCACCAAATTTGAAGCCTCTTTACCAGACATAATAGAAAGCTTCAATGATCTGTATCGAAGTATAACAGGACGAATTACTGCTGAGGCACTTAAA GAGAGAGTTCTGAAAGTGCTTCAAGTATGGGCTGATTGGTTTTTGTTTTCGGATGCCTATGTCAATGGATTACGAGCTACCTTTCTTCGAACGGGGAATTCTGGTGTGATCCCCTTTCATTCTCTGTGTGGTGATGCACCTGAAGTAGAACAAAGGACCAGCTCTGACGATGCAGCTGATGGCGGCAAAATTAACCCAGATGGTGCATTGGCAATTGGAAAAGGAGCTGCTATGAAGGAACTGTTGAGCCTTCCCCTTACTGAGCTAGAAAGACGATGCAGGCACAATGGTTTGTCTATCGTAGGCGGCAGGGAAATGATGGTTGCTCGGTTACTTTATCTGGAAGAGGCTGAAAGGCAGAGAGGTCATGAACTAGATGAAGATTTGAAATTTGCGAGCCAATCAAGTTCTGCTAGGTTCCCCAGTAGCCGGAAAGATAGCAACCTTGAGTTGGATAGGATGGCTCCTTCCGGACGGAATAGTCAAGTGGATTATGACGTACAACTCAAACAACGAGAGTCTGTATCTTCACCCCCAACAAATTCTGCTCCACACCATAATTCAATTGACTTTTCCAGTGAGGGCAAAAGTGACACAATTTTGCCTACATCTAAATGGGCCAGAGAGGATGATGAAAGTGATGACGAACAGAAGAGAAGTTCGAGGGACCTCGGGTTGACATATTCATCTTCGGGAAGTGAGAATGCTGGTGATGGGCTTAGCAAGATCAAAGATGCAGAGCTTACAACTGACACAAGCAATTCAGCATACCCGGAAAGTGGAATGAATGAAGAGTTGAG ACAAAAGCTGAGGCGTCTTGAGGTTGCATTGATTGAATATCGTGAATCTCTTGAAGAACGAGGAATAACAAGTCTGGATGAAATTGAGAAGAAAGTTGAAATCCATCGGCAACGCCTACAATCTGAATATGGTTTATTGAATTTCAGCGACGATACTTCAAAGAAAG CAGGTAGGTCATCTTTGGAGAGGAGAGAGAAAAGAGACGATTCTCGTGAAGGTTCTAGGAAGCGTCAGCGCAGCCGGAGCAGAAGTGGAAGCCCTCAGTGGAAATCTTCCAGCAGAGACCGTGACAGTGATAGGGAAAAGCGTCGTGAGAGGGAAAGGAAGAGTGGAAGCAGGGAGAGAGATGATCATGATAGAGACAGATCTAGGGAGAGAAGACGGGCCAGATGA
- the LOC132635814 gene encoding protein RRC1-like isoform X4 yields MATKGRDYEKKQEDKPREKEKGKARNIDNFMEELKHEQEMRERRNQDREQWRDRHTENSAPSSRFDELPDDFDPSGRPGSFDDGDPQTTNLYVGNLSPQVDENFLLRTFGRFGPIASVKIMWPRTEEERRRQRNCGFVAFMNRADAQAAKDEMEGVIVYEYELKIGWGKSVSLPSQALPAPPPGQMAIRSKEGATVILSGPSGPPVSTVPGQNSELVLTPNVPDIMVVPPEDDHLRHVIDTMALYVLDGGCAFEQAIMERGRGNPLFSFLFELGSKEHTYYVWRLYSFAQGDTLQRWRTVPFIMITGSGRWIPPSLPTPKGGDHEKEAGSTYAAGRSRRVEVERTLTDAQRDEFEDMLRSLTLERSQIKDAMGFALDNADAAGEVVEVLTESLTLKETPIPTKVSRLMLVSDILHNSSSPVKNASAYRTKFEASLPDIIESFNDLYRSITGRITAEALKERVLKVLQVWADWFLFSDAYVNGLRATFLRTGNSGVIPFHSLCGDAPEVEQRTSSDDAADGGKINPDGALAIGKGAAMKELLSLPLTELERRCRHNGLSIVGGREMMVARLLYLEEAERQRGHELDEDLKFASQSSSARFPSSRKDSNLELDRMAPSGRNSQVDYDVQLKQRESVSSPPTNSAPHHNSIDFSSEGKSDTILPTSKWAREDDESDDEQKRSSRDLGLTYSSSGSENAGDGLSKIKDAELTTDTSNSAYPESGMNEELRQKLRRLEVALIEYRESLEERGITSLDEIEKKVEIHRQRLQSEYGLLNFSDDTSKKAGRSSLERREKRDDSREGSRKRQRSRSRSGSPQWKSSSRDRDSDREKRRERERKSGSRERDDHDRDRSRERRRAR; encoded by the exons ATGGCAACTAAGGGCAGAGATTATGAGAAGAAG CAGGAGGATAAGCCGAGGGAAAAAGAGAAGGGCAAGGCTAGGAACATTGATAATTTCATGGAGGAACTGAAGCACGAACAAGAAATGAGGGAAAGGCGTAACCAAGACCGTGAACAGTGGCGTGATCGTCATACTGAAAATTCTGCT CCATCTAGTCGGTTTGATGAACTGCCCGATGACTTTGATCCTAGTGGAAGGCCTGGATCATTTGATGATGGAGACCCACAAACGACAAATCTCTACGTAGGAAATCTATCACCTCAG GTTGATGAGAATTTTCTTTTGCGCACATTTGGGAGGTTTGGCCCCATTGCAAGTGTAAAAATAATGTGGCCTAGGACAGAAGAAGAAAGAAGGCGACAGAGGAATTGTGGTTTTGTAGCTTTCATGAATAGAGCTGATGCTCAGGCTGCAAAAGATGAGATGGAAG GAGTTATTGTTTATGAATATGAGTTGAAGATTGGGTGGGGTAAATCTGTCTCTCTGCCTTCTCAAGCACTCCCTGCTCCCCCTCCAGGGCAAATGGCTATCAGGAGTAAGGAG GGTGCAACTGTTATTTTATCGGGTCCATCAGGTCCTCCAGTTTCTACTGTTCCAGGCCAGAATTCTGAGTTG GTTCTCACTCCAAATGTACCTGATATTATGGTTGTTCCCCCTGAGGATGATCACCTTCGCCACGTAATTGATACAATGGCTCTGTATGTTCTCGATGGAGGTTGTGCTTTTGAACAAGCCATAATGGAGCGAGGCCGTGGAAATCCTCTCTTCAGTTTCTTGTTTGAGCTTGGCTCGAAGGAGCATACTTACTACGTTTGGAGGCTTTATTCTTTTGCTCAG GGAGATACTCTTCAACGGTGGAGGACAGTCCCTTTCATCATGATAACTGGTAGTGGGAG GTGGATACCACCCTCTCTACCAACACCGAAAGGAGGTGATCATGAAAAAGAAGCTGGGAGCACATATGCTGCTGGAAGAAGCAGG CGGGTGGAGGTTGAACGGACATTGACTGATGCTCAGAGGGATGAATTTGAGGATATGCTTCGTTCATTGACACTAGAAAGAAGTCAAATAAAAGACGCAATGGGTTTTGCTTTGGACAATGCTGATGCTGCTGGAGAG GTTGTTGAAGTTTTGACAGAGTCTTTGACACTTAAGGAAACTCCAATACCAACAAAAGTTTCTAGGCTCATGCTTGTGTCTGATATTCTTCATAATAGTAGCTCTCCTGTGAAGAATGCATCTGCTTATCGCACCAAATTTGAAGCCTCTTTACCAGACATAATAGAAAGCTTCAATGATCTGTATCGAAGTATAACAGGACGAATTACTGCTGAGGCACTTAAA GAGAGAGTTCTGAAAGTGCTTCAAGTATGGGCTGATTGGTTTTTGTTTTCGGATGCCTATGTCAATGGATTACGAGCTACCTTTCTTCGAACGGGGAATTCTGGTGTGATCCCCTTTCATTCTCTGTGTGGTGATGCACCTGAAGTAGAACAAAGGACCAGCTCTGACGATGCAGCTGATGGCGGCAAAATTAACCCAGATGGTGCATTGGCAATTGGAAAAGGAGCTGCTATGAAGGAACTGTTGAGCCTTCCCCTTACTGAGCTAGAAAGACGATGCAGGCACAATGGTTTGTCTATCGTAGGCGGCAGGGAAATGATGGTTGCTCGGTTACTTTATCTGGAAGAGGCTGAAAGGCAGAGAGGTCATGAACTAGATGAAGATTTGAAATTTGCGAGCCAATCAAGTTCTGCTAGGTTCCCCAGTAGCCGGAAAGATAGCAACCTTGAGTTGGATAGGATGGCTCCTTCCGGACGGAATAGTCAAGTGGATTATGACGTACAACTCAAACAACGAGAGTCTGTATCTTCACCCCCAACAAATTCTGCTCCACACCATAATTCAATTGACTTTTCCAGTGAGGGCAAAAGTGACACAATTTTGCCTACATCTAAATGGGCCAGAGAGGATGATGAAAGTGATGACGAACAGAAGAGAAGTTCGAGGGACCTCGGGTTGACATATTCATCTTCGGGAAGTGAGAATGCTGGTGATGGGCTTAGCAAGATCAAAGATGCAGAGCTTACAACTGACACAAGCAATTCAGCATACCCGGAAAGTGGAATGAATGAAGAGTTGAG ACAAAAGCTGAGGCGTCTTGAGGTTGCATTGATTGAATATCGTGAATCTCTTGAAGAACGAGGAATAACAAGTCTGGATGAAATTGAGAAGAAAGTTGAAATCCATCGGCAACGCCTACAATCTGAATATGGTTTATTGAATTTCAGCGACGATACTTCAAAGAAAG CAGGTAGGTCATCTTTGGAGAGGAGAGAGAAAAGAGACGATTCTCGTGAAGGTTCTAGGAAGCGTCAGCGCAGCCGGAGCAGAAGTGGAAGCCCTCAGTGGAAATCTTCCAGCAGAGACCGTGACAGTGATAGGGAAAAGCGTCGTGAGAGGGAAAGGAAGAGTGGAAGCAGGGAGAGAGATGATCATGATAGAGACAGATCTAGGGAGAGAAGACGGGCCAGATGA
- the LOC132635814 gene encoding protein RRC1-like isoform X2: protein MSARKKTPFQKHREEEEAKKKRAEDETARLYQEFVESFQADNTPGSKAFVRGGTINPNDKVKIDSEGGKSKDEGSGLKKGSRYVPSFLPPPMATKGRDYEKKQEDKPREKEKGKARNIDNFMEELKHEQEMRERRNQDREQWRDRHTENSAPSSRFDELPDDFDPSGRPGSFDDGDPQTTNLYVGNLSPQVDENFLLRTFGRFGPIASVKIMWPRTEEERRRQRNCGFVAFMNRADAQAAKDEMEGVIVYEYELKIGWGKSVSLPSQALPAPPPGQMAIRSKEGATVILSGPSGPPVSTVPGQNSELVLTPNVPDIMVVPPEDDHLRHVIDTMALYVLDGGCAFEQAIMERGRGNPLFSFLFELGSKEHTYYVWRLYSFAQGDTLQRWRTVPFIMITGSGRWIPPSLPTPKGGDHEKEAGSTYAAGRSRRVEVERTLTDAQRDEFEDMLRSLTLERSQIKDAMGFALDNADAAGEVVEVLTESLTLKETPIPTKVSRLMLVSDILHNSSSPVKNASAYRTKFEASLPDIIESFNDLYRSITGRITAEALKERVLKVLQVWADWFLFSDAYVNGLRATFLRTGNSGVIPFHSLCGDAPEVEQRTSSDDAADGGKINPDGALAIGKGAAMKELLSLPLTELERRCRHNGLSIVGGREMMVARLLYLEEAERQRGHELDEDLKFASQSSSARFPSSRKDSNLELDRMAPSGRNSQVDYDVQLKQRESVSSPPTNSAPHHNSIDFSSEGKSDTILPTSKWAREDDESDDEQKRSSRDLGLTYSSSGSENAGDGLSKIKDAELTTDTSNSAYPESGMNEELRQKLRRLEVALIEYRESLEERGITSLDEIEKKVEIHRQRLQSEYGLLNFSDDTSKKGRSSLERREKRDDSREGSRKRQRSRSRSGSPQWKSSSRDRDSDREKRRERERKSGSRERDDHDRDRSRERRRAR, encoded by the exons GTATGTGCCTTCTTTCTTACCACCTCCTATGGCAACTAAGGGCAGAGATTATGAGAAGAAG CAGGAGGATAAGCCGAGGGAAAAAGAGAAGGGCAAGGCTAGGAACATTGATAATTTCATGGAGGAACTGAAGCACGAACAAGAAATGAGGGAAAGGCGTAACCAAGACCGTGAACAGTGGCGTGATCGTCATACTGAAAATTCTGCT CCATCTAGTCGGTTTGATGAACTGCCCGATGACTTTGATCCTAGTGGAAGGCCTGGATCATTTGATGATGGAGACCCACAAACGACAAATCTCTACGTAGGAAATCTATCACCTCAG GTTGATGAGAATTTTCTTTTGCGCACATTTGGGAGGTTTGGCCCCATTGCAAGTGTAAAAATAATGTGGCCTAGGACAGAAGAAGAAAGAAGGCGACAGAGGAATTGTGGTTTTGTAGCTTTCATGAATAGAGCTGATGCTCAGGCTGCAAAAGATGAGATGGAAG GAGTTATTGTTTATGAATATGAGTTGAAGATTGGGTGGGGTAAATCTGTCTCTCTGCCTTCTCAAGCACTCCCTGCTCCCCCTCCAGGGCAAATGGCTATCAGGAGTAAGGAG GGTGCAACTGTTATTTTATCGGGTCCATCAGGTCCTCCAGTTTCTACTGTTCCAGGCCAGAATTCTGAGTTG GTTCTCACTCCAAATGTACCTGATATTATGGTTGTTCCCCCTGAGGATGATCACCTTCGCCACGTAATTGATACAATGGCTCTGTATGTTCTCGATGGAGGTTGTGCTTTTGAACAAGCCATAATGGAGCGAGGCCGTGGAAATCCTCTCTTCAGTTTCTTGTTTGAGCTTGGCTCGAAGGAGCATACTTACTACGTTTGGAGGCTTTATTCTTTTGCTCAG GGAGATACTCTTCAACGGTGGAGGACAGTCCCTTTCATCATGATAACTGGTAGTGGGAG GTGGATACCACCCTCTCTACCAACACCGAAAGGAGGTGATCATGAAAAAGAAGCTGGGAGCACATATGCTGCTGGAAGAAGCAGG CGGGTGGAGGTTGAACGGACATTGACTGATGCTCAGAGGGATGAATTTGAGGATATGCTTCGTTCATTGACACTAGAAAGAAGTCAAATAAAAGACGCAATGGGTTTTGCTTTGGACAATGCTGATGCTGCTGGAGAG GTTGTTGAAGTTTTGACAGAGTCTTTGACACTTAAGGAAACTCCAATACCAACAAAAGTTTCTAGGCTCATGCTTGTGTCTGATATTCTTCATAATAGTAGCTCTCCTGTGAAGAATGCATCTGCTTATCGCACCAAATTTGAAGCCTCTTTACCAGACATAATAGAAAGCTTCAATGATCTGTATCGAAGTATAACAGGACGAATTACTGCTGAGGCACTTAAA GAGAGAGTTCTGAAAGTGCTTCAAGTATGGGCTGATTGGTTTTTGTTTTCGGATGCCTATGTCAATGGATTACGAGCTACCTTTCTTCGAACGGGGAATTCTGGTGTGATCCCCTTTCATTCTCTGTGTGGTGATGCACCTGAAGTAGAACAAAGGACCAGCTCTGACGATGCAGCTGATGGCGGCAAAATTAACCCAGATGGTGCATTGGCAATTGGAAAAGGAGCTGCTATGAAGGAACTGTTGAGCCTTCCCCTTACTGAGCTAGAAAGACGATGCAGGCACAATGGTTTGTCTATCGTAGGCGGCAGGGAAATGATGGTTGCTCGGTTACTTTATCTGGAAGAGGCTGAAAGGCAGAGAGGTCATGAACTAGATGAAGATTTGAAATTTGCGAGCCAATCAAGTTCTGCTAGGTTCCCCAGTAGCCGGAAAGATAGCAACCTTGAGTTGGATAGGATGGCTCCTTCCGGACGGAATAGTCAAGTGGATTATGACGTACAACTCAAACAACGAGAGTCTGTATCTTCACCCCCAACAAATTCTGCTCCACACCATAATTCAATTGACTTTTCCAGTGAGGGCAAAAGTGACACAATTTTGCCTACATCTAAATGGGCCAGAGAGGATGATGAAAGTGATGACGAACAGAAGAGAAGTTCGAGGGACCTCGGGTTGACATATTCATCTTCGGGAAGTGAGAATGCTGGTGATGGGCTTAGCAAGATCAAAGATGCAGAGCTTACAACTGACACAAGCAATTCAGCATACCCGGAAAGTGGAATGAATGAAGAGTTGAG ACAAAAGCTGAGGCGTCTTGAGGTTGCATTGATTGAATATCGTGAATCTCTTGAAGAACGAGGAATAACAAGTCTGGATGAAATTGAGAAGAAAGTTGAAATCCATCGGCAACGCCTACAATCTGAATATGGTTTATTGAATTTCAGCGACGATACTTCAAAGAAAG GTAGGTCATCTTTGGAGAGGAGAGAGAAAAGAGACGATTCTCGTGAAGGTTCTAGGAAGCGTCAGCGCAGCCGGAGCAGAAGTGGAAGCCCTCAGTGGAAATCTTCCAGCAGAGACCGTGACAGTGATAGGGAAAAGCGTCGTGAGAGGGAAAGGAAGAGTGGAAGCAGGGAGAGAGATGATCATGATAGAGACAGATCTAGGGAGAGAAGACGGGCCAGATGA